The genomic stretch AAATCTTAATCTTCGGATTGCTCCGGAGCTTTATTTGAAGAGACTGCTTGTTGGAGGGTTTGAAAAAGTCTATGAGATAAATAGAAGTTTCAGGAATGAAGGCGTCTCTACTAAACATAATCCTGAGTTTACCATGATGGAGCTATATTGGGCCTATGCAGATTATAATGATATAATGGCTCTTACTGAGGAGCTCTTCTCTTTTCTTGCTCGCGAGATAAAAGGGGATGAAGAGTTTGAGTATCAGGGTAAAAAGATTAGCTTTAAAGCCCCATTTAAGAGGTTGAGTTTTTCAGAGATATTAGGAGAAGAAGACCTCGACATAGATAAGCTTAAGGAGATAATGGAGAAGAAGCTCGATAAGAAATTAGAGAAACTCTCTAGGTCTCAGATTTTAAATCTATGTGAGGATTATATAGAAGAGCAGCTCGATGATAGCCCTATTTTTGTAGTTGATTATTTAAAAGAGATATCCCCTTTGGCCAAGACAAAAGAGGGCAGCGCTAATCTTACCGAAAGATTTGAGCTTTTTGTCGCTGGTATGGAGATTGCTAATGCATACAGCGAGCTCAATAATCCAATTGAACAGATGGAGAGGTTTCAGGCTCAGAGCGGTGAGAAGAGAGAGCATGTAGATTATGATTTTGTTCAGGCCTTAGAATATGGAATGCCTCCCGCTGGAGGGTTGGGGATAGGTGTAGATAGGCTTATCATGTTACTTACCGACGCAGCTTCTATCAGAGAAGTTCTGTTCTTTCCGTTGCTAAAACCAGAAAATA from Candidatus Kaelpia aquatica encodes the following:
- the lysS gene encoding lysine--tRNA ligase, which translates into the protein MKDELREHKLDKLKRLEAKGINAYPSRYLPYDSIASCLEGWEDDKEIKIAGRIMALRGHGKSIFLDLKDATSRMQVYINNDILGEDKFTTFKECFDIGDIIGVSGETFKTRTGESTVSAKSVTMLSKSLLSLPEKWHGLKDVEIRHRKRYLDLIMNDESKERFLLKSKIMNLLRSFLNEKGFIEVETPMLHAVAGGAAGAPFKTHLEAYDLNLNLRIAPELYLKRLLVGGFEKVYEINRSFRNEGVSTKHNPEFTMMELYWAYADYNDIMALTEELFSFLAREIKGDEEFEYQGKKISFKAPFKRLSFSEILGEEDLDIDKLKEIMEKKLDKKLEKLSRSQILNLCEDYIEEQLDDSPIFVVDYLKEISPLAKTKEGSANLTERFELFVAGMEIANAYSELNNPIEQMERFQAQSGEKREHVDYDFVQALEYGMPPAGGLGIGVDRLIMLLTDAASIREVLFFPLLKPENTL